Genomic segment of Novipirellula artificiosorum:
CGTGGTAAGGGTGAAACGGTGCGGTAAGAGCGCACCAGCGGTCGAGGTGACTCGATCGGCTCGGTAAACCCCATCCGGAGCTAGACCAAACAGAGTGCAGCGGAGGACGGGGCCTTTGGCCGCGAACCTCCGCGCCGTGCGATCCGTACGGCCATCGACATTCGGGTAGGTCGCGATGGAGGCGGCGAGCAATCGCCGTGCACAGACAAATGGTCGTCGGCCGGAGCGTCACGTTCCGGTTACAGAACCCGGCTTACTACCCCACTCACGGCACTTTTCTAATTGGGGGGCATAGAATCACCGTTGACCCCTCCGCTTCGTTTGCGGACAATCCGCCGTGCCAAGAAATTCACCAAGACGAAATCTGCCCCCAATCTCCGCAAACTATGCCTGTTACCGAAGCTTCTGCTGAAATCGCACGCTATTGCCGCCAAACCGCGGAAGCGGCCAAGCTTGCGTCGTATCGCTTGTCGTCGCTTGATGCCGAGGTCAAGAACCGCTGGCTGCGGCAATCTGCCACCGAATTGGTCGCGTCGCTGGACACGATCATTGCCGCGAACCAGCAGGATCTGGACGCAGCACCCGGGTATGGGCTCAGCGATGCCGCGATCGATCGGCTGAAATTGGATGCGGGTCGGGTTCAGTCCATTGCGACGGCACTCGAAGAAATTGCCATGCTTCCCGATCCGGTCGGCGAGGTCATCGACGGTCACACGCGGCCGGGTGGGCTGCAGATCCTAAAGCGTCGTGTGCCTCTCGGCGTCGTCTTTTTTATCTATGAGAGCCGGCCCAACGTGACCGCTGACGCAGCCGGGATCTGCGTAAAGAGTGGTAATGCGGTCATTCTACGGGGCGGCAAAGAAGCCATTCATAGCAGCCAAGCGATTGTGGACGTGCTCTCACGCTGTGCCGCGGATTGTGGGTTGCCGGAAAATGCGGTCCAGCTGGTTTCCACCACCGATCGAGTCGCAGTTGGTGAATTCTTGAAGTTGGGGGAACTGATCGATGTGACGATCCCACGCGGTGGAGAAGGTTTGATTCGTCGCGTTGCGGCCGAAGCCACGATGCCCGTGATCAAGCACTACGACGGGAATTGTCATGTTTATGTCGATGAACATGCCGACATCGAAATGGCGGTCGACATTATCGAGAATGCTAAATGCCAGCGGATGGGAGTCTGCAACGCTTGCGAATCCTTGTTGATTCATCAAGCGATTGCAAAAAACGCACTTCCGAAGATCGCGAAACGGCTGACCGAGCGAGGGATTGAGATTCGAGCGGACGAGCGAGCTCGGAAATGGATCGAGGGTGCCGTCGCGGCGACCGACGAGGACTGGTCGACCGAGTATTTGGGACCGAAGATCAGTGTCGCCGTGGTCGATTCACTCGACCAGGCAGCAGAGCACATCAACCGCTACGGTTCGCATCATACCGATGCGATTGTGACCGAGCAGTTGAAGGCATCGGAGACGTTCACGAGCTTAGTCGACAGCTCCGCTGTGATGGTGAACGCCAGCACTCGATTCAACGACGGGGGCGTCTTTGGACTCGGTGCCGAGATCGGTATTTCGACCGACAAATTTCACGCTCGTGGCCCGTGCGGTCTTCGCGAGTTGACCACCTACAAGTACATCGTCCGTGGAAACGGGCACTGCAGGAGCTAGTCAAGGATGCATAACCAAGGACGACGGACATGTCGGATGAATCGCTAAGTCAAAACCAAGTCGAAAGTCTGCTCAAGGCCATGGAATCGGTCGATGCGCCCGGGACGGCACCCGCTGGCGCTCGCACGGTCAATTCGCCCCGTAGCAAGGCCACGGCGGGGCAGAGCAAACCGTCGTACAACAAGATGTCGGGGGTGTTGCCGGCTGGGGTGCGTGTGACGGCGTATGATTTCAAACGTCCCGAACGCGTTGGCAAAGACCAAATGCGAGCGATGCATTCGCTGCACGAGACGCTGGCGCGAAACTTTGGCGCGGCGATGTCAGGATTGCTGCGAACGATGATTGAGGTCAAATTGCTCAGTGTCGATCAATTGACCTACAGCGAATTTGTGTTCAGCCTCGATAACCCGAGCTGTTTCAGTGTCTTGAAGCCGCAACCCCTCGAAGGCCATTGGATCCTCGACGTGGCGCCGACGTTGTCGTATGCGGTGATTGACCGCATGCTCGGCGGTGACCCCAAACCGGGCGATACGATTCGACGTCCGTTGACGGAGATCGAAACGCGCTTGGTTCGAAGAATCGTCGATTTATTTTTGACTCAACTCTCTCATTCCTGGGAAAACATCGTTGCCTTGGACTTGGAAGTCGACCGGATGGAGAGCAACCCACAATTGGTTCAAATCGTTCCGCCCAACGAGGTCGTTATTTTGGTCGGTTTCGAAGTGCTGCTGGGTAAGAATCGCGGCATGATGAATCTCTGTATTCCGTTCAATACCATCGAAGGGTTCAATTCCCAATTATCACGCAACGGATGGGTGGGGTACGGTAAAGGCAAGCCAACGGAGAAAACTCGCAGACGAATCTCCAACAACATCGATGCGGCGCCGGTCGATGTGGTGGTCACGTTGGCACGGTCAAGGATACGAACCGGAGACTTGTTAGAGTTGTCGGTCGGGGATGTCATTACGACCGAAAAGGAGGTCAATGCTCCGTTGGAGTTGTCGATCCAAAACATTCCGAAATTCAACGCCAAAGCGGGTGCTTTCAAAGGAAAGAAAGCCGTTCGCATCGAATCCATGCTGCAGCCGAAACATCCGGTCACCGACGACGATGAGAGCAACCCGAATCGAGTGGATGGCGTTGCGGATGCAGGAGAGTAACCTGAAGAAAGCGAACCACGACCATGCTGCTCAGTCCTGAAGTCCGCACGGCATTGCTTTGCGTGTTTGCGGCATTGTCGCTTTTCAGCTTGGCTGCGTTCGTGGTGCAGCGGATGAAACCGGAGCACGATCTCTCGGAGCTTCAAAGCCGAATCAGGACTTGGTGGGCGATCGTTGGGTTTTTCTCGCTCATGTTGTACTGGTCGGCGACGGCGACGATTGTGTTTTTTGCCTTCGTCAGCTTCTTGGCTTTGAAAGAGTTCTTGTCCATGACGCCGACACGACGGGCGGATCGACGTGTATTGTTCTATGCGTATCTGGCGATCCTTGGCCAGTACTATTTTGCTGCGGTCGAATGGTATGGCATGTTTATCATGTTCATTCCCGTGTTGATGTTCGTCTGGTTACCCACACGGATGCTATGGCTCGGGCAGACCGACGGGTTCCTGAAAGCCGCGGGAACCTTGCATTGGGCATTAATGATCACGGTGTTCAGCCTCTCACATGCAGCCTTTCTGTTGGTTCTGCATCCCGGTTCGTCACCCCGAGTGATCCCGCAGTTTCCGTCGTCAGCGGGGGAGGCCTATCCTGGTGCTGGGCTGCTCGTTTTTCTGGTGTTGGTGACGGAGCTCAATGATCTTTGCCAAGGCTGGTGGGGAAGGTCCTTTGGCAAACGCAAGATCGCACCGACGATCAGCTCCGGCAAGACCGACGCTGGGCTGATCGGTGGTGTTGCATCGACGTTTTTGATCGCTTGGTTGTTGGGACCGCGATTGACGATGATGGACGGCCCGCGTTCCGTGATGGCGGGATTGATTATCGCGGTGGCGGGAATTGCCGGTCATCTTTGTTTGTCTGCACTGAAACGCGACTTGAAGATCAAAGATTTTGGTGCCACGTTACCCGGTCACGGTGGCGTGCTCGATCGGGTCGATTCCTTGGTCTTTACCGCGCCGCTGTTTTTTCACTTTGTCTACTACACCTATGGCTGATCCCATCCACGAATGAACCACTTCTTGCGCCCGTTGTTTTTCGCCGTCGTCGTGCGACCGCTGATGATGATCGTGTTGGGGACGAATATCCGGCGACAAGAAGGATTGCCTCGCACAGGACCCGCGTTGATTGTGGCAAATCACAACAGCCACTTGGATGTGTTTGCCTTGATGAATATCTTGGGGCTGAAACAGCTCGCGTCGGTGCGGCCGGTTGCAGCAGCCGACTACTTCATGACGCGGCCCCTTCGTCGCTGGTTTGCGACGCGAATTGTCGGCATCATCCCGATCGATCGCACCAACACCAAACGGGATCCCAGTGGCAGACACCCGCTGGAGCCGATCTCGGAAGTGCTACGAGACGAAGGCATCGTGCTGCTGTTCCCCGAGGGGACCCGAGGAGAGCCGGAGCAACTCGAAGCGTTCCAATCGGGTGTCGCTCACTTGGCTCGCCGGCACCCAGATGTCCCGATCGTTCCGGTGTTCATGCACGGGCTTGGCAAGGCGCTGCCCAAGGGCGAAGCGATCTTGGTACCCTTTTTCTGTGATGTCTTCGTTGGCGAGCCGCTTGACGCTGGATTGCCAAAAAAGGAATTCATGCAGCAGCTTGGTGAGCGATTCGCCGAATTATCGGCCGAGTCACGGCCCGGCTACGAGCCGGAGAACCCTCGGACCGGTCCGGTTCCGCTGAAATGACTTTTTCAGTCGCAGGCTGGGTCCAGTTCTGGAACAACGATCCGGCTTCGTACGGATTCAATCTCTTGTAACGCAGCTTGGCATGGATCGGCCCCTTCGTTGCGGGCCGCTTCGACGAGCGAGGCAGCAGGTGAGGTGAACTCGCGGTAACCCACCGTTCCTCCTGCTCCTTTTAGCCAATGAGCGACTTCAGCAAGATCAGCGAAAGCATGCTCTTGCAGCAGTGATCGCATTTCAATGATCCGTGTGTCGAGTTTGATCACGAAATCGATGATGATCTCTCGGAAATCCCGATCTTCAACGGGTAGGGTTGAGTGAATCGCCCCCAACCCACGCGGGGCTGCATCAACGACTTGGTTCTCGAGAGCCTGCGTCACAGTGGGTTTGGGCTGCCCCGACGTGTCGGTTGCGGGGATGACAACCCTTGCATGCAGTTCACGGATCTGGGCAAGTAAACGGTCGGCTTGCTCACATTCCGACCGCTTTGCTGCCTGTTCGAGGGCACTGGCCGGCTCCGTGAACACGCCCAGCCCAACGGTTCCTCCAGCGCCTTTGAGCCAATGGGCTTCGCAACGAACCGTTTCGAAATCCTTGGATCCGATGGCCTGTTCGATCGCAGCAAGTCGGCTGTCAAGTCGCCCGACGAAGTCTGATGTGATCGCTCGAAAATCGGCGTCGTCCATGGGCAAGGTAGGGTGAATGGGGGTGGTTCCCCCATCCATTCGCGTAGCCGGTGGTGCAATTAGGGCAGGCGACAACTTTGCGTTCGATGGATGTTCCTCGAGATGGACCGAGTCGATGCAAGGATCGGCTTCACCAAGATGCGACGTCACGCAGACCAACAATTTGTCGATGTCGACCGGTTTGGTAAGGAAATCATCACAACCGGCAGCCAAGCATTTTTCGCGATCGCCTTTCATCGCATTGCCCGTCAAGGCGATGATGGGAGTCGTTAAACCCGCTTCACGCAATCGACGGGTCGCCGAGTAACCGTCCAACACCGGCATTTGCATGTCCATGAAAATCAGCGAATAGTCGCTTTCGCTGATCTTCTCGATCGCTTCCAGTCCGTTTCCGGCTGTTGAAACAATCGCTCCCGCGCGGGACAGGACCAGTTCGATGAGCCGCCGGTTGGCTTCGCCATCGTCGACGACCAAAATCGGCTGATGGGGTACCTGCGTCAGCCCCGAGTGATTCTCGGTCGCTTTTTGTTTTGCTTTTCGCTCGATCTCAACGGGAGAGATCATCTCGGTGGATGCATCGACCGAGAGGGGGATCCAAATGGAGAACGTACTTCCGATGCCCTCCTCGCTGGTGACCGTCAATTCCCCGCCCATTGCTTCGGTCAACCGACGGCTGATGGACAACCCCAATCCCGTGCCGCCGAATTTCCGCGTCGTGGTGCTGTCCGCTTGGACGAAGGACTCAAAAATTTTGCTCTGCTGTTCTTCGGTCATCCCAATTCCGGAGTCGATGACATCAATCTTGATTGCGTTTTGTCCTTCGGTGGTGTGAACCATCTCCGTGACGATCTTGACTTCGCCCGTATCCGTGAACTTGATCGCATTTCCTACCAGGTTGGTGATGACTTGTCGAAGTCGGGTTGGGTCTGTTTTCAAGGACCGTGGGAGGTCCGTCAGGAATTGCGTGTTGAGTTCGATCTGTTTTTCCTTGGCTCTTTCTCGAAGGACATCCGCAACACCCGTGATGATCGGATCCAAGGGGGCGTCGATCGATTCCACCTGCAATCGGCCTGCTTCGATTTTGGAGATGTCCAAGATGTCGTTGATCAGCTCCAACAAATGGGCTCCGCTGGTGTGAATCATATTCAAATGACTAATCGCTTCATCGCTGTTGGTCACCAATCCGCGGCGCAACACATCGGTAAAACCGAGTACCGCATTGAGTGGCGTGCGGATTTCATGGCTCATATTTGCCAAGAACGAGCTTTTGGCCTCATTGGCGCTTTTGGCTTCATCACGGGCCTTGGCCAATTCAAACTTGTTTTCTTCGATCAAGGTGATGTCGTCGAAGGTCACGAACGATCCCTGTTTCCCGATGGTGGTGCAGTTCATGCTGAACGTCAAACGCCGTCCGGTTTGGTCGTATTGGATGTTTCGATCTAATACCGTGTCGCCCGTTCGTCGTGATTCGTTCCAGGGCCGTTCCTCGGGCGCGTCCGCGGGAAAAATCCAATCAAAACTGTCAATGGACTTGCCCAGGATATCGGACTCCTGCATTTCCAGGTATTGAGCGAGTCTTCGGTTTGCAAAGATGACTCGCCCTCGGGCATCGAGCAAGAACAGTCCTACGGAGAAGGTGTTCAGCGTCTCGGCAACATGCGTTGGAACCGCTCCCGTAGGATCCAGACTGTCGAGCGACTTGCGGAGGAAGAATGAGAACTGAAGCAAGCATGCGGGAATCAAGACGATCAACAACCACGCAGGCGCCCAGTAATTGAGTCCTAGCGTACCACCGGTCGATTCGAACACGACTTGCATTTCACCCCATTGTTTGCCGAAGCGGAAGACAGGCACTTGCATGTGAGTCATGCGATCATCGGAGGAAACGTTCCATAGGACGCGGTGCGGTCCCGCGGATACCAACAATTGGCCATCCACCGACACCAGCCCGATGGATTGCACTTGGTCGTCGCGGTGCAGGATCGACTCGAGCGTCACCTTCAAGCTTTCCACTTGGCCAGTGGATGCCATCGCGGTACCGCTGATGGCCAATGACTCGCAGAGCTTGTTCCGCCCCCGCAAGATTTCCTCTTGCTCGTTTGGAAAGAAGCCCAAGCCACTCGCCATCAGCAGCGTGCCGGTCATGATACCAACGAGTCCGAATGACAATCGAACTCGGATCGGGATACGTTTGAAAATGTTCATGCTTGGGCGGGATGCTGGAGTGGCGGGATGCTGGAGGATTGGAATTCACGCTTTGGCGTGCGAACCGTTTGTTTTGCTGCTCGCTAGGATGGGTCATTCACTGGTTGCGAATCCATTTCGGTGATTTGCTCATTGACTTCCTTAGCCCGGCGATCCATCAATTCTTCGAGTGTTTCGTCGTCGCCGGCTTGTGATCGACCTTGCATGATCAGCAGCGGGTCGACCGCTCGCCATGCCGGCATGTGTGCGATCAACCCGGAGACGCAGAATAATCCGTTACGAATCGCCAAAGCGACGAATCCGACCGTGACACCGGATGCGGCTGCACCGGCTGTGCGGATGACGATCAAGTCACCTTGGACCATCGATTCAAGTTGCTGTTGTCGACCGTCAAGTTGATCCCACATTGCACCGGGTCGCGTTAGCAGTGCGTAGTCAACGGTCGACACGGGGACGTACACGCCGTTACTGATTTGCATGAGCAGGGCATCGGCGCCATCCGCCCGGTCCGATTGGCGGTAGGTTTGGTCGCTGATGGATCGGCTCGCATCAATGCTGAGCTCCATCTCTCCTTCCGTCATCAGAACGGCGACTTTGTCGTCGTCATCGTCGGTGGCAGTACCCAGGAACTCAGCAAGTGTTTGCTGGTTGGATTGGCTCGCGCTCGCTCCGCCTGTGCTCGATGATGTGGGTGTCGGCCGGGCGGTCACCGAACGGTCGTTGCCATCATTGTCCGCGGCTGAGTCGTTCGTTGTGTTTTCCGAAGACGCTTCGGAGGTGTCCTTCGATTCGGTAGCGTCGTCATTTTGAGCTGAATCGCCCTCCGATTCCGATGTCGCGTCCTGCGTTTGAGATGTCGAGGTGGGAGGCAGGGCAGGAATCGGCAGCACCGTGATCGTAACGATGCCAATGTTGCTATTCGATTCACCGTCAAAGGCATTCCACAAGAAAATGACTTCACCAACAAATCCATTGACTGCGGTGTAGGTGAAGGAACCGTCCGGAGACAAGGAAAGCGTGCCGTCTGAGGGCGCCGCGACCAGCATTGCTGTCAGAGTGTCTCCGTCAATGTCGTTCGCGATCTGCGAGAACGGACTTGCCGCAAACGTCAAGACTTGGCCAGCGATCACACTGGTTTGCAAGTTTGCTAAAGTTGGGGCATGGTTCTCCGAAATGACCTCGATCAAAACCGTTT
This window contains:
- a CDS encoding ATP-binding protein, which codes for MNIFKRIPIRVRLSFGLVGIMTGTLLMASGLGFFPNEQEEILRGRNKLCESLAISGTAMASTGQVESLKVTLESILHRDDQVQSIGLVSVDGQLLVSAGPHRVLWNVSSDDRMTHMQVPVFRFGKQWGEMQVVFESTGGTLGLNYWAPAWLLIVLIPACLLQFSFFLRKSLDSLDPTGAVPTHVAETLNTFSVGLFLLDARGRVIFANRRLAQYLEMQESDILGKSIDSFDWIFPADAPEERPWNESRRTGDTVLDRNIQYDQTGRRLTFSMNCTTIGKQGSFVTFDDITLIEENKFELAKARDEAKSANEAKSSFLANMSHEIRTPLNAVLGFTDVLRRGLVTNSDEAISHLNMIHTSGAHLLELINDILDISKIEAGRLQVESIDAPLDPIITGVADVLRERAKEKQIELNTQFLTDLPRSLKTDPTRLRQVITNLVGNAIKFTDTGEVKIVTEMVHTTEGQNAIKIDVIDSGIGMTEEQQSKIFESFVQADSTTTRKFGGTGLGLSISRRLTEAMGGELTVTSEEGIGSTFSIWIPLSVDASTEMISPVEIERKAKQKATENHSGLTQVPHQPILVVDDGEANRRLIELVLSRAGAIVSTAGNGLEAIEKISESDYSLIFMDMQMPVLDGYSATRRLREAGLTTPIIALTGNAMKGDREKCLAAGCDDFLTKPVDIDKLLVCVTSHLGEADPCIDSVHLEEHPSNAKLSPALIAPPATRMDGGTTPIHPTLPMDDADFRAITSDFVGRLDSRLAAIEQAIGSKDFETVRCEAHWLKGAGGTVGLGVFTEPASALEQAAKRSECEQADRLLAQIRELHARVVIPATDTSGQPKPTVTQALENQVVDAAPRGLGAIHSTLPVEDRDFREIIIDFVIKLDTRIIEMRSLLQEHAFADLAEVAHWLKGAGGTVGYREFTSPAASLVEAARNEGADPCQAALQEIESVRSRIVVPELDPACD
- a CDS encoding phosphatidate cytidylyltransferase, which codes for MLLSPEVRTALLCVFAALSLFSLAAFVVQRMKPEHDLSELQSRIRTWWAIVGFFSLMLYWSATATIVFFAFVSFLALKEFLSMTPTRRADRRVLFYAYLAILGQYYFAAVEWYGMFIMFIPVLMFVWLPTRMLWLGQTDGFLKAAGTLHWALMITVFSLSHAAFLLVLHPGSSPRVIPQFPSSAGEAYPGAGLLVFLVLVTELNDLCQGWWGRSFGKRKIAPTISSGKTDAGLIGGVASTFLIAWLLGPRLTMMDGPRSVMAGLIIAVAGIAGHLCLSALKRDLKIKDFGATLPGHGGVLDRVDSLVFTAPLFFHFVYYTYG
- the fliM gene encoding flagellar motor switch protein FliM gives rise to the protein MSDESLSQNQVESLLKAMESVDAPGTAPAGARTVNSPRSKATAGQSKPSYNKMSGVLPAGVRVTAYDFKRPERVGKDQMRAMHSLHETLARNFGAAMSGLLRTMIEVKLLSVDQLTYSEFVFSLDNPSCFSVLKPQPLEGHWILDVAPTLSYAVIDRMLGGDPKPGDTIRRPLTEIETRLVRRIVDLFLTQLSHSWENIVALDLEVDRMESNPQLVQIVPPNEVVILVGFEVLLGKNRGMMNLCIPFNTIEGFNSQLSRNGWVGYGKGKPTEKTRRRISNNIDAAPVDVVVTLARSRIRTGDLLELSVGDVITTEKEVNAPLELSIQNIPKFNAKAGAFKGKKAVRIESMLQPKHPVTDDDESNPNRVDGVADAGE
- a CDS encoding lysophospholipid acyltransferase family protein, with amino-acid sequence MNHFLRPLFFAVVVRPLMMIVLGTNIRRQEGLPRTGPALIVANHNSHLDVFALMNILGLKQLASVRPVAAADYFMTRPLRRWFATRIVGIIPIDRTNTKRDPSGRHPLEPISEVLRDEGIVLLFPEGTRGEPEQLEAFQSGVAHLARRHPDVPIVPVFMHGLGKALPKGEAILVPFFCDVFVGEPLDAGLPKKEFMQQLGERFAELSAESRPGYEPENPRTGPVPLK
- a CDS encoding glutamate-5-semialdehyde dehydrogenase → MPVTEASAEIARYCRQTAEAAKLASYRLSSLDAEVKNRWLRQSATELVASLDTIIAANQQDLDAAPGYGLSDAAIDRLKLDAGRVQSIATALEEIAMLPDPVGEVIDGHTRPGGLQILKRRVPLGVVFFIYESRPNVTADAAGICVKSGNAVILRGGKEAIHSSQAIVDVLSRCAADCGLPENAVQLVSTTDRVAVGEFLKLGELIDVTIPRGGEGLIRRVAAEATMPVIKHYDGNCHVYVDEHADIEMAVDIIENAKCQRMGVCNACESLLIHQAIAKNALPKIAKRLTERGIEIRADERARKWIEGAVAATDEDWSTEYLGPKISVAVVDSLDQAAEHINRYGSHHTDAIVTEQLKASETFTSLVDSSAVMVNASTRFNDGGVFGLGAEIGISTDKFHARGPCGLRELTTYKYIVRGNGHCRS